Part of the Lycium ferocissimum isolate CSIRO_LF1 chromosome 6, AGI_CSIRO_Lferr_CH_V1, whole genome shotgun sequence genome, ggcTATCTCCCTGCACAACCTGTTGCTGTTGAATTGTCTAGTGTGAAACCTGAGATTATTCCTTTCTCTCCATAGTACTGCCACCAGCATTGCAAATTCACTAGTCATAGCACCTTTTGCTGATTTCTTCCTTGGCCAGTTGCATACCCATTGTAATTCTTCTTGCCAAGTACCAATTGACCTGGTGAAGCCTAACCATAGCAACAACCTGTTCCATAAAGCCTTAGTCACAGGACAAGCAAAGAACAAGT contains:
- the LOC132061454 gene encoding uncharacterized protein LOC132061454 — protein: MECVYCDSADETLENLFFACPVTKALWNRLLLWLGFTRSIGTWQEELQWVCNWPRKKSAKGAMTSEFAMLVAVLWRERNNLRFHTRQFNSNRLCREIAIHIHIRGSKLQKWKTTLDSLNYMP